In the genome of Paracoccus tegillarcae, one region contains:
- a CDS encoding glycoside hydrolase family 88/105 protein: MGARSDIESALTRLVAGFENLRHDGSYDEPNLDGTPGDYISFDGWEWPQGVGLYGLTQLWLARGQDNELGQTLTGWYDRALTRGLPEMNVNTTAPMLALSILWRETRDPRYGEVLQDWAARVMTDAPRTPFGGIQHDVSDKVNTGELWDDTLFMVALFLASYGQSAGRKDLVDEAVRQFLVHAQFLSDRETGLWFHGWTFEGRHNFARARWARGNAWITACLLDLFDLADVPAASAALLRDLLRDQVAALLPLQTADGAWRTLLDDPDSYPETSATAGIAYGLMKGARLGLLGEEARQAGHRAVDYVLGQIGPDGVVSGVSYGTRMGHDLQFYRDIPIQPTGYGQSLAILALVEALKEGE, encoded by the coding sequence ATGGGGGCGAGGTCTGATATCGAAAGCGCGTTGACGCGGCTGGTGGCGGGGTTTGAAAACCTGCGCCATGATGGCAGCTATGACGAGCCGAACCTGGACGGTACGCCGGGCGATTACATCAGTTTTGACGGTTGGGAATGGCCGCAAGGTGTCGGGCTGTATGGGCTGACGCAGCTATGGCTGGCGCGGGGGCAGGACAACGAGTTGGGCCAGACCTTGACCGGCTGGTATGACCGCGCGCTGACGCGGGGCCTGCCCGAAATGAACGTCAATACCACCGCACCGATGCTGGCCCTGTCGATCCTGTGGCGCGAAACCCGTGATCCGCGTTACGGCGAGGTGCTGCAGGATTGGGCTGCACGGGTGATGACCGACGCGCCGCGCACGCCGTTTGGTGGTATCCAGCATGACGTCTCGGACAAGGTGAACACGGGCGAGTTGTGGGACGATACGCTGTTCATGGTGGCTCTGTTCCTGGCCTCCTACGGCCAAAGTGCCGGTCGCAAGGATCTGGTGGACGAGGCCGTGCGGCAGTTTCTGGTCCACGCGCAGTTCCTGTCGGATCGCGAAACCGGCCTATGGTTTCATGGCTGGACATTCGAGGGTCGGCACAACTTTGCCCGTGCGCGGTGGGCGCGCGGCAATGCCTGGATCACCGCCTGCCTGCTGGACCTGTTCGATCTGGCCGACGTGCCGGCTGCATCAGCCGCGCTGCTGCGCGACCTGTTGCGCGATCAGGTGGCCGCGCTGCTTCCGCTGCAAACCGCCGATGGCGCCTGGCGCACGCTGCTGGACGATCCGGACAGCTACCCCGAAACCAGCGCCACGGCGGGCATCGCCTATGGTCTGATGAAGGGTGCACGCTTGGGCCTGCTGGGCGAAGAGGCACGGCAGGCGGGCCATCGCGCGGTGGATTATGTGTTGGGCCAGATCGGGCCGGATGGGGTGGTCAGTGGCGTCAGCTACGGCACGCGGATGGGCCACGACTTGCAGTTTTACCGCGACATTCCGATCCAGCCGACAGGTTATGGCCAGTCTTTGGCCATTCTGGCGCTGGTCGAGGCGTTGAAAGAGGGCGAATGA
- the kduI gene encoding 5-dehydro-4-deoxy-D-glucuronate isomerase, translated as MMDMRYGASPGDIDGMKTDRLRAEFMVEGLFQPGQLRMTYTHLDRMIVGAAMPTDTPLEFGDGADVGTPHFFDAREGGTANLGGSGWVEVDGTRFALANRDCLYIGRGAKAVRLGSDDPRQPARLYLNSVPAGADHPTRAITRAESKPIEFGQRERGNFRQLRMYIHPQVAPSCLLLMGITDLPEGQVWNTQPPHLHERRMEAYCYFDLAPEDRVFHFMGRPDNTRHLVVQNGDVVLSPAWSIHMGAGTGRYGFVWGMTGENQAYEDVDPLPVSALR; from the coding sequence ATGATGGATATGCGTTACGGGGCTTCGCCTGGCGATATCGACGGCATGAAAACCGACCGGCTGCGGGCCGAATTCATGGTCGAGGGGCTGTTTCAACCCGGCCAGTTGCGCATGACCTATACCCATCTGGACCGAATGATCGTCGGTGCCGCCATGCCCACCGATACGCCGCTGGAATTCGGTGATGGCGCCGATGTCGGCACGCCGCATTTCTTCGACGCGCGAGAGGGCGGCACTGCCAATCTGGGCGGTTCTGGCTGGGTCGAGGTGGACGGCACCCGCTTTGCGCTGGCCAACCGTGATTGCCTGTATATCGGGCGCGGTGCCAAGGCCGTCCGGTTGGGCAGCGATGATCCGCGGCAGCCTGCGCGCCTCTATCTGAACTCGGTTCCTGCCGGGGCCGATCATCCGACCCGTGCGATCACCCGTGCGGAATCGAAGCCGATAGAGTTCGGCCAGCGTGAGCGCGGCAATTTCCGGCAGTTGCGCATGTATATCCATCCGCAGGTCGCCCCGTCTTGTCTGCTGCTGATGGGGATCACTGATTTGCCGGAAGGACAGGTCTGGAATACCCAGCCCCCGCATCTGCATGAACGGCGGATGGAGGCCTATTGCTATTTTGATCTGGCGCCCGAAGATCGTGTCTTTCACTTCATGGGCCGGCCCGACAACACCCGCCATCTGGTTGTGCAGAACGGCGATGTGGTGCTGTCGCCCGCCTGGTCGATCCATATGGGCGCGGGCACCGGGCGTTATGGCTTTGTCTGGGGGATGACCGGCGAAAATCAGGCCTATGAAGACGTTGACCCTCTGCCTGTGAGTGCGCTGCGATGA
- a CDS encoding ABC transporter substrate-binding protein yields the protein MQKILSIAATASALAIAASAQAGDVRIMWYSDGIEGEVMQDLLDRFSEQNPDINVTLDNVAYQVIQEQLPIQLAAGEGPDIARVTNLKEQADHWLDLTPYIEDPAYWNENFGDQFDWMRPDDTEIIPGFMTQLTLVGGFANKTLFEQAGVEMPGEGATWEDWVNASTEVQESQQLPAAFVIDRSGHRITGPMISYGAQLKGEDGKPAPLDAAAQEFITQLVGWTESGQHMKDVWVSAAGTTYRAGADEFINANIAFYYSGSWQVANLTTKIGDGFDWVATGSPCGAAGCSGLPGGAALVANKNTQNPEDVGKVMDYLASTEVVKEFTERTLFLPAHQGVIKAGDLDFQTDDANAKAALEVFVAATGDLLPEANAIPAWRYANAVYGGMVSRISQAMAGEMPVADIFARIDNDIAEQVAAADAGQ from the coding sequence ATGCAAAAGATACTCAGCATCGCGGCGACTGCGTCCGCGCTGGCCATTGCGGCTTCGGCGCAGGCGGGCGACGTGCGCATCATGTGGTATTCCGACGGGATCGAGGGCGAGGTCATGCAGGATCTGCTTGACCGTTTCTCAGAGCAGAACCCCGATATTAACGTGACACTGGACAATGTGGCCTATCAGGTCATTCAGGAACAGTTGCCGATCCAGCTGGCCGCTGGCGAGGGCCCCGATATCGCGCGGGTCACCAACCTCAAGGAACAGGCCGATCATTGGCTGGACCTGACGCCCTATATCGAAGATCCGGCCTATTGGAACGAGAATTTCGGTGACCAGTTCGACTGGATGCGCCCCGATGACACCGAGATCATTCCGGGTTTCATGACCCAGCTGACGCTGGTCGGCGGCTTTGCCAACAAGACGCTGTTTGAACAGGCCGGTGTCGAGATGCCGGGCGAGGGCGCGACCTGGGAGGACTGGGTCAATGCCTCGACCGAGGTGCAGGAAAGCCAGCAATTGCCGGCGGCCTTTGTCATCGACCGTTCGGGCCACCGGATCACCGGGCCGATGATTTCCTATGGTGCGCAATTGAAGGGCGAAGATGGCAAGCCCGCCCCGCTGGATGCGGCGGCGCAGGAGTTCATCACCCAACTGGTCGGCTGGACGGAAAGCGGCCAGCACATGAAGGATGTCTGGGTCAGTGCGGCCGGTACGACCTATCGCGCTGGTGCGGATGAGTTCATCAACGCCAATATCGCCTTTTACTATTCGGGCTCGTGGCAGGTGGCGAACCTGACAACCAAGATCGGCGACGGGTTTGATTGGGTCGCGACCGGATCGCCTTGCGGTGCGGCGGGATGTTCGGGTCTGCCGGGTGGCGCGGCGTTGGTCGCCAACAAGAACACCCAGAACCCCGAGGATGTTGGCAAAGTCATGGATTACCTGGCCAGCACCGAGGTGGTGAAGGAATTTACCGAACGCACGCTGTTCCTGCCCGCGCATCAGGGCGTGATCAAAGCCGGCGATCTGGATTTCCAGACCGATGACGCGAACGCCAAGGCGGCCCTGGAGGTGTTTGTCGCGGCAACCGGCGATCTGCTGCCCGAAGCCAATGCGATCCCGGCATGGCGCTATGCCAATGCCGTTTATGGCGGGATGGTCAGCCGGATCAGCCAGGCCATGGCTGGCGAAATGCCGGTGGCCGATATCTTTGCCCGCATCGATAACGACATAGCCGAGCAAGTCGCCGCGGCGGACGCAGGTCAGTGA
- a CDS encoding carbohydrate ABC transporter permease, translated as MQRGVSYWVMAPLRWLARMADVPLRAWQRLTGQGGMIALFLLPNMAIFTVFVLVPLVMNALYSTTGGVEFFLADRPYIGSDHYQRLLDCGSYLDPLSCRDDMFWTAVWNTARFVIFQVGSIILVAMITALILNRAIPAKAFWRAVFFFPVLLSPVVVGLIWKWILQRQGLANLGMVELGLEPVNWLTERFWAFVAAVGVSVWAHMGFYTLILLAGLQAIPRDLYEAAEMDGTPPFRVFYRITLPLLMPNLLVVLVLALIRAVQIFDEAYVLTGGGPGTSTMFITQYIYEVGFANLLRNPGLAAAASILMAGVLVVLTLIQLWLSQRAGKR; from the coding sequence ATGCAGCGGGGCGTCTCATACTGGGTGATGGCGCCCCTTCGCTGGCTGGCGCGGATGGCCGATGTGCCGCTGCGCGCCTGGCAACGCTTGACCGGACAGGGCGGCATGATCGCCCTGTTCCTGCTGCCCAATATGGCGATCTTCACCGTTTTCGTCCTTGTCCCGCTGGTCATGAACGCGCTTTATTCGACCACCGGCGGGGTCGAGTTCTTTCTGGCGGACCGCCCCTATATCGGGTCCGACCACTATCAGCGCTTGCTGGATTGCGGCAGCTATCTGGACCCGCTGAGCTGCCGCGACGACATGTTCTGGACCGCCGTCTGGAACACCGCGCGCTTTGTCATCTTTCAGGTCGGCTCGATCATTCTGGTGGCGATGATCACCGCACTGATCCTGAACCGCGCCATCCCCGCCAAGGCATTCTGGCGCGCCGTTTTCTTCTTTCCGGTTCTGCTGAGCCCGGTTGTTGTCGGCCTGATCTGGAAATGGATCCTGCAACGTCAGGGCCTGGCCAATCTGGGCATGGTCGAACTGGGGCTAGAGCCGGTCAACTGGCTCACCGAACGATTCTGGGCCTTCGTCGCCGCAGTGGGCGTCAGTGTCTGGGCGCATATGGGGTTCTATACGCTGATCCTGCTGGCCGGTTTGCAGGCGATCCCGCGCGATCTTTATGAGGCGGCCGAAATGGACGGCACCCCGCCGTTTCGCGTCTTTTACCGCATCACCCTGCCGCTGCTGATGCCCAATCTGCTGGTCGTTCTGGTGCTGGCGCTGATCCGTGCCGTTCAGATCTTTGACGAGGCCTATGTGTTGACAGGCGGCGGGCCGGGCACCTCGACCATGTTTATCACGCAATATATTTACGAGGTCGGTTTCGCCAATCTGCTGCGCAATCCGGGGCTTGCGGCTGCGGCCTCTATCCTGATGGCGGGGGTTCTGGTCGTGCTGACGCTGATCCAGCTATGGCTGAGCCAACGGGCGGGGAAACGCTGA
- a CDS encoding carbohydrate ABC transporter permease — protein MAEPTGGETLMRWLVARRGKTGDGRGWHWTDIATWIWLIGGTILMFGPALWLVLSSFKTPAGLAEFPPTLLPYTQQTVQVDGAEKPLFTVTLEDGSEKTMAELRRVGIVAQMVDPDAPEDEVLRVNISERTPIREVRFALENYTQPFLQFDFLLYLRNSVFVTLMATLITLLTNSMAAFALSKYDFRGRNAVMLLIIATLMVPLSVILVPLYSVVSATGLLNSLWGVILPTVATPTGVFLLRQYMLTIPDELLDAARMDHASEWQIYWRIVLPLAAPALAVLAIFSVVWRWNDFLWPLVVLSRKELYTLQIGLNTYAGELNVQWHFILAMTVVAMIPVVLVFVFLQRFITAGIAGTGLK, from the coding sequence ATGGCTGAGCCAACGGGCGGGGAAACGCTGATGCGCTGGCTGGTCGCGAGACGCGGGAAAACCGGTGATGGCCGCGGTTGGCACTGGACCGATATCGCCACCTGGATCTGGTTGATCGGCGGCACGATCCTGATGTTCGGCCCGGCGCTGTGGCTGGTTCTGTCCAGCTTCAAGACACCCGCCGGACTGGCCGAGTTTCCGCCCACCCTGTTGCCCTATACGCAGCAGACCGTTCAGGTGGATGGTGCCGAAAAACCACTGTTCACCGTGACGCTGGAAGATGGCAGCGAAAAGACCATGGCGGAACTGCGCCGCGTGGGCATCGTTGCGCAGATGGTCGATCCCGACGCGCCCGAGGACGAGGTGCTCCGCGTCAATATCTCAGAGCGCACGCCCATTCGCGAGGTTCGCTTTGCGCTGGAAAACTATACCCAGCCTTTCCTGCAATTCGACTTTCTGCTCTATCTGCGCAACTCGGTCTTTGTGACCCTCATGGCCACGCTGATCACGCTGCTGACCAACTCGATGGCGGCGTTTGCCCTGTCGAAATATGATTTCCGTGGCCGAAATGCGGTGATGCTGCTGATCATCGCCACGCTGATGGTGCCGCTGTCGGTGATCCTTGTGCCGCTCTATTCGGTGGTCTCGGCGACCGGGCTGCTGAACAGCCTCTGGGGGGTGATCCTGCCCACGGTTGCCACGCCGACAGGGGTGTTCCTGCTGCGCCAATACATGCTGACCATCCCCGACGAGTTACTGGACGCGGCGCGGATGGATCACGCAAGCGAGTGGCAGATCTATTGGCGCATAGTCCTGCCGCTGGCTGCGCCGGCCTTGGCGGTGCTGGCGATCTTTTCGGTCGTGTGGCGGTGGAATGATTTTCTGTGGCCGCTTGTCGTGCTGTCGCGCAAGGAACTTTACACATTGCAGATCGGGCTGAACACCTATGCGGGCGAGCTGAACGTCCAGTGGCACTTTATCCTTGCGATGACCGTGGTTGCGATGATTCCGGTCGTGCTGGTCTTCGTCTTTCTTCAGCGCTTTATCACCGCAGGCATTGCCGGAACGGGACTGAAATAA
- a CDS encoding ABC transporter ATP-binding protein, producing MGQIELQNIVKSFGTVEVIKDISLTIPEGELVVFVGPSGCGKSTLLRLISGLDQPTSGSVMIDGQDVTRRSAADRGLAMVFQSYALYPHMSVRQNMAFGLENTSMPKPEITARIEDSARMLEIEALLDRRPGQLSGGQRQRVAIGRAIVREPTAFLLDEPLSNLDAELRGTMRAELAALHGRLGKTMIYVTHDQIEAMTLADRIVVLRGGVVEQVDTPLNLFNAPANRFVAGFIGAPRMNFLTAPDGRTMGIRPQHLRLGEGGMTVTVEMAENLGAETLIHARTDKGEQILAMLPGQIQPERGETLSLTHDAADAHWFGEDGLRQ from the coding sequence ATGGGTCAGATCGAGCTGCAGAACATCGTCAAATCATTCGGCACGGTCGAGGTGATCAAGGACATCTCGCTGACCATTCCCGAGGGTGAACTGGTCGTTTTCGTTGGCCCCTCAGGTTGCGGGAAATCGACCTTGCTGCGGCTGATCTCGGGGCTGGACCAACCGACATCGGGCAGCGTGATGATCGACGGGCAGGATGTGACGCGGCGGTCGGCTGCGGATCGTGGGCTGGCAATGGTGTTTCAATCCTACGCCCTTTATCCGCATATGTCGGTGCGCCAGAACATGGCGTTCGGGCTGGAAAACACCAGCATGCCAAAGCCCGAGATTACCGCCCGCATCGAGGACTCGGCCCGCATGCTGGAAATCGAGGCGCTGCTGGATCGCCGCCCCGGCCAACTGTCCGGCGGTCAGCGCCAGCGGGTCGCCATTGGCCGTGCAATTGTCCGCGAACCAACGGCGTTCCTGCTGGATGAGCCGCTGTCCAATCTGGACGCGGAATTGCGGGGCACCATGCGGGCCGAGCTGGCCGCGCTGCATGGCCGCTTGGGCAAGACGATGATCTATGTCACCCATGACCAGATCGAGGCCATGACGCTGGCCGACCGCATCGTCGTGCTGCGCGGCGGTGTGGTGGAGCAGGTCGACACGCCGCTGAACCTGTTCAACGCGCCTGCCAACCGCTTTGTCGCGGGCTTTATCGGTGCGCCCAGGATGAACTTTCTGACGGCGCCCGATGGCCGCACCATGGGCATCCGCCCCCAGCATCTGCGCCTTGGTGAAGGCGGCATGACGGTCACGGTCGAGATGGCTGAAAATCTGGGCGCGGAAACGCTGATCCACGCCCGCACCGACAAGGGCGAGCAGATACTGGCAATGCTGCCGGGTCAGATACAGCCTGAACGCGGCGAGACACTATCGCTGACCCATGATGCCGCTGATGCGCATTGGTTCGGAGAAGACGGCCTCAGGCAGTAA
- a CDS encoding aldo/keto reductase, which translates to MERVKIADGLDVSRIVYGMWRLGDDADTSPAHVQRKIETCQEQGITTLDHADIYGDYAGEALLGAAFRASPGLRDRCEVVTKCDIVAPIGRNADAGVKHYDTSPAYITAAVERSLGDLATDRIDLLLLHRPDPLMDADATGAALDGLVDSGKVRSVGVSNFRPWDVDLLQSRMTQRLAVNQIELNLSAHDAFANGDLAYLQRQRMTVMAWSPLGGGSLMAAAQPRLTERLRELAERHGVDPAAIAVAWLLAHPAGIIPVMGTNRIERIARLSDALRITLDRKDWFWLYEAALGHEVP; encoded by the coding sequence ATGGAACGGGTCAAGATCGCGGATGGGCTGGATGTCAGCCGCATCGTTTATGGCATGTGGCGCTTGGGCGACGATGCCGACACCTCGCCCGCACATGTACAGCGCAAGATCGAAACCTGTCAGGAACAGGGCATCACCACGCTGGACCACGCAGATATCTACGGCGACTATGCAGGCGAGGCGCTGCTGGGAGCGGCCTTTCGCGCATCGCCGGGATTGCGCGATCGCTGCGAAGTGGTGACGAAATGCGACATCGTCGCCCCGATCGGGCGTAACGCGGATGCCGGGGTCAAACACTACGACACCTCGCCCGCCTATATCACCGCCGCCGTCGAACGCAGCCTTGGCGATCTGGCAACCGACCGGATCGACCTGCTTCTGCTGCATCGCCCCGATCCGTTGATGGATGCCGATGCGACCGGCGCGGCCCTGGACGGGTTGGTGGACAGCGGCAAGGTGCGATCTGTCGGCGTGTCGAATTTTCGGCCCTGGGATGTCGATCTGCTGCAAAGCCGGATGACGCAACGCCTGGCCGTCAATCAGATAGAGTTGAACCTGTCCGCGCACGACGCCTTTGCCAATGGCGATCTGGCTTATCTGCAGCGCCAGCGAATGACCGTGATGGCCTGGTCCCCCCTTGGTGGTGGCAGCCTGATGGCCGCCGCACAACCGCGCCTGACCGAGCGGCTGCGCGAACTGGCCGAGCGTCATGGCGTCGATCCGGCGGCCATTGCCGTGGCATGGCTGTTGGCGCATCCGGCGGGGATCATCCCGGTCATGGGCACCAATCGGATCGAACGGATCGCACGCCTGTCAGACGCGCTGCGGATCACGCTGGACCGCAAGGATTGGTTCTGGCTTTACGAGGCCGCACTGGGCCACGAGGTTCCCTGA
- a CDS encoding LLM class flavin-dependent oxidoreductase: MTIVPVTSADLDASEVSWFAALCSDDYRQLGVPDGDLRSSWKHCSSIVQRAEDLGFRNVLCPSSYQVGQDTLSFVAGCAPITERINLLAAIRMGEVQPIMLARAIATLDHMLEGRLTLNVISSDFAGQKEDSAYRYRRSHEVVQILRQAWTQDEINHQGEIYQFQNVPTEPARPYQQNGGPLLYFGGYSPDALELCGAQCDVYLMWPEPKDQIAERMRAVNARAAAHGRTLDYGLRVHMIVRDTEAEAREYADHLVAKLDDEYGRLIRERAHDASSLGVSHQARARELADQFGYVEPHLWTGIGRARSGCGAALVGSADQILSEIEEYRRMGIRAFIFSGYPHMDEAEHFGRLVMPHLKTCSLPHAYGRVPAGMPATPLGTGERR, encoded by the coding sequence ATGACCATCGTTCCCGTCACCTCGGCAGATCTGGATGCCAGCGAAGTCTCTTGGTTCGCCGCACTTTGTTCTGATGATTACCGCCAATTGGGGGTGCCCGACGGCGATCTGCGTTCCTCGTGGAAACACTGCTCAAGCATTGTCCAGCGCGCCGAGGATCTGGGGTTCCGCAATGTGCTGTGCCCCTCATCCTATCAGGTCGGGCAGGACACGCTGAGCTTCGTCGCCGGCTGCGCGCCGATCACCGAGCGGATCAATCTGCTGGCCGCGATCCGCATGGGCGAGGTGCAGCCGATCATGCTGGCCCGCGCCATCGCCACGCTGGACCATATGCTGGAGGGGCGATTGACGCTGAACGTCATCAGCAGTGATTTCGCCGGCCAAAAGGAAGACAGCGCCTATCGCTATCGCCGCAGCCACGAGGTCGTGCAGATCCTGCGTCAGGCCTGGACACAGGACGAGATCAACCATCAGGGCGAGATCTATCAGTTCCAGAATGTCCCCACGGAGCCTGCCCGGCCCTATCAGCAAAACGGCGGGCCACTGCTGTATTTCGGCGGCTACTCGCCCGACGCGCTGGAACTGTGCGGGGCGCAATGCGACGTCTATCTGATGTGGCCAGAACCCAAGGACCAGATCGCCGAACGGATGCGCGCGGTGAATGCGCGCGCCGCCGCACATGGCCGAACGCTGGATTACGGGCTGCGCGTCCATATGATCGTGCGCGACACCGAGGCCGAAGCGCGGGAATATGCAGACCATCTGGTGGCCAAGCTTGATGACGAATATGGCCGGTTGATCCGCGAACGCGCCCATGATGCCAGCAGCCTTGGCGTTTCGCATCAGGCCCGCGCGCGGGAACTGGCCGATCAGTTCGGCTATGTCGAGCCGCATCTGTGGACGGGCATCGGGCGGGCGCGATCTGGCTGCGGGGCGGCGCTGGTCGGATCAGCCGATCAGATCCTGTCCGAGATCGAGGAATACCGCCGCATGGGCATCCGTGCCTTCATCTTCTCGGGCTATCCGCATATGGACGAGGCTGAACATTTCGGCCGGCTGGTCATGCCACATCTGAAAACCTGCTCACTGCCCCATGCATATGGCCGCGTGCCGGCAGGCATGCCCGCCACGCCACTGGGAACCGGAGAACGCCGCTGA
- a CDS encoding GntR family transcriptional regulator — protein sequence MPQSAPLPAYLRLAETFGRDIASGRLKDGHRLPPEREMAADQGVAVGTLRKALAELETRGLLIRKHGSGNYVRAHGRAVGVYALFRLELIEGGGLPTAELLSLERCAKPADLPAFGDGPDAHRIRRLRRLSGQPASVEEIWLCASYADRLDRGTLSESLYLHYRRHLGLNIIRAEDRVGQEVLPDWTPATFGMSAGAPAPQVLRLSIADDGRVAEISRNWFDPGIARYVARLA from the coding sequence ATGCCGCAATCCGCCCCGCTTCCTGCCTATCTGCGACTGGCCGAGACCTTCGGGCGCGATATCGCGTCGGGCCGGCTGAAGGATGGTCACAGACTGCCGCCGGAACGCGAGATGGCGGCGGATCAGGGTGTTGCCGTTGGCACGCTGCGCAAGGCGCTGGCCGAGCTGGAAACGCGCGGGCTGCTGATCCGCAAACATGGGTCCGGCAACTATGTCCGGGCCCATGGCCGCGCGGTCGGCGTTTATGCGCTGTTCCGGCTGGAACTGATCGAGGGCGGCGGATTGCCGACGGCCGAACTGCTGTCACTGGAACGATGCGCCAAGCCGGCGGATCTGCCAGCATTCGGCGACGGACCCGACGCCCATCGCATTCGCAGGTTGCGTCGGCTTTCGGGACAGCCGGCCAGCGTCGAGGAAATCTGGCTGTGTGCATCCTACGCGGATCGGCTGGATCGGGGCACCTTGTCGGAATCGCTGTATCTGCACTATCGGCGGCATCTGGGCCTGAACATCATCCGCGCCGAGGATCGGGTCGGGCAGGAGGTCCTTCCTGACTGGACGCCGGCAACATTCGGGATGTCGGCCGGCGCGCCGGCCCCGCAGGTGCTGCGCCTGTCCATCGCCGATGACGGGCGTGTGGCCGAGATCTCGCGCAATTGGTTCGATCCGGGCATCGCCCGCTATGTGGCGAGGTTGGCATGA
- a CDS encoding Gfo/Idh/MocA family protein — translation MIRYGIIGCGMMGQEHIRNIALLPGAMVAAYVEPDAAMAARAANLLPDARRCASVSDLLDQPIDALLIASPNDLHLPQIEVIATRRPLPLLVEKPLFTAPDQAARLAALADYPAPVWVAMEYRYMPPIARLIAEADAVTGGIRMLTIREHRFPFLDKVGNWNRFNTRSGGTMVEKCCHFFDLMRLILRDDPVRVMASAGQAVNHLDERINGRPPDIWDNGYVIVDFARGARAMLELCMFAEGARYQEQVSVIGADGMIEAHVPGPSRFWPADLGPPPVAQVIASPRHPKGPQLIEIPVDPALLAAGDHNGATYWQHRRFVQALQGQAPVEVTLQDGWWAAAMGMAAQLSARTGQAVDIAGLDFVPRTSQFAASVA, via the coding sequence ATGATCAGATACGGCATCATCGGGTGCGGCATGATGGGGCAAGAGCATATTCGCAACATCGCCCTGTTGCCCGGCGCTATGGTGGCCGCTTATGTCGAACCCGATGCGGCGATGGCGGCCAGGGCCGCAAACCTGTTGCCCGATGCGCGTCGCTGTGCGTCGGTATCGGATTTGCTGGATCAGCCCATTGATGCGCTGCTGATCGCCAGTCCGAACGACCTGCACCTGCCACAGATAGAGGTGATCGCGACCCGGCGCCCGCTGCCGTTGCTGGTGGAAAAGCCATTGTTCACGGCGCCCGATCAGGCCGCACGGCTGGCGGCACTGGCCGATTATCCCGCGCCGGTCTGGGTGGCGATGGAATATCGCTATATGCCGCCCATTGCCCGGCTGATCGCCGAGGCAGATGCGGTGACGGGTGGCATCAGGATGCTCACCATCCGCGAACACCGTTTTCCATTTCTGGACAAGGTCGGCAACTGGAACCGGTTCAACACCCGCAGCGGTGGCACAATGGTCGAGAAATGCTGCCATTTCTTTGACCTGATGCGACTGATCCTGCGCGATGATCCGGTGCGGGTGATGGCCAGCGCCGGGCAGGCCGTGAACCATCTGGACGAGCGTATCAACGGGCGTCCGCCCGATATCTGGGACAATGGTTATGTGATCGTCGATTTCGCGCGTGGCGCCCGCGCCATGCTGGAATTGTGCATGTTCGCCGAGGGCGCGCGCTATCAGGAACAGGTGTCGGTGATCGGCGCGGATGGCATGATAGAGGCCCATGTGCCCGGCCCCTCACGGTTCTGGCCCGCCGATCTGGGGCCGCCGCCGGTGGCGCAGGTCATCGCCAGCCCGCGCCATCCCAAAGGCCCGCAACTGATCGAGATCCCCGTCGATCCGGCCTTGCTGGCGGCGGGTGATCATAATGGTGCGACCTATTGGCAGCATCGGCGCTTTGTCCAGGCGCTGCAGGGTCAGGCCCCGGTCGAGGTGACCCTGCAGGATGGCTGGTGGGCGGCCGCGATGGGCATGGCCGCGCAACTGTCGGCGCGAACGGGGCAGGCGGTTGATATTGCCGGACTGGATTTCGTTCCCAGGACCAGCCAGTTCGCCGCATCGGTCGCGTGA
- the copM gene encoding CopM family metallochaperone, translating into MTRKTIRVAALSPILFALAFGAYAQDSNHEGHDMATMQGDSSAAYAEAMTQMHEDMMIEPTGDADADFVLGMIPHHEGAVAMAQIVLEHGKDPEIRALAEEVIAAQEAEIAMMKQWLVDNGHATE; encoded by the coding sequence ATGACCCGCAAGACCATTCGCGTCGCCGCACTCAGCCCGATTCTCTTCGCGCTGGCCTTTGGTGCCTATGCGCAGGACAGCAACCATGAGGGCCATGACATGGCCACGATGCAGGGCGATTCATCGGCAGCCTATGCCGAGGCGATGACCCAGATGCACGAAGACATGATGATCGAGCCGACCGGCGATGCAGATGCCGATTTCGTCCTTGGCATGATCCCCCATCACGAGGGTGCCGTCGCCATGGCCCAAATCGTTCTTGAGCACGGTAAAGACCCCGAGATCCGCGCGCTGGCCGAAGAGGTGATCGCGGCACAAGAAGCCGAAATCGCGATGATGAAACAATGGCTGGTCGATAACGGCCACGCGACCGAGTAA